ACACCGCGGTGTACGAGTCCATCTCGAACGTCGTCGACGGCGAGCACCAGGGCGGGTCGACGACGGCGCTCGGACTGGAGTCCAACGGGGTCGAGTGCGTCTACGGGCAGGAGATAGGCGGCCAGGTGCCCGACGATATCGCGACCGCCGTGGCGGACGCGCGCGACGAGATCATCGCCGGCAACATCGACGTGCCGGAGACGACGGACGACTGAGCGGCGCGGCGGCGGAACGGTAGCCGGGGCGAGACGGCGGCGTCCGGACCGCTCTCGCGGGCGCGACTTCTCCGACGATCCGGTCAGACGAGCGACAGTACAGGCTCCGTCGGGCCGAAATCCGCGCGTTTTTAGGCTCCGGTGCGGAGTTACGGGTGAATGAACCCGGCGGTCCACTTGGACGGCATCACGAAGCGATTCCCCGGGGTCGTCGCGAACGACGACGTCGATCTCGCGGTGGAGCGCGGGAGCGTCCACGCCCTGCTGGGCGAGAACGGGGCCGGCAAGACCACGCTGATGAACGTGTTGTACGGTCTCTACCGGCCGACCGAGGGGACCGTCCGCCTCGACGGCGAGGCGAAGTCGTTCGACTCGCCGCGCGACGCCATCGACGCCGGCGTCGGCATGATCCACCAGCACTTCATGCTCGTCGATCCGATGACGGTGTGGGAGAACGTCGTCTTGGGCAACGAGCCGACCACGTGGGGGGGCCTGCGGGTCGACAGGGAGGCCGCCCGCGAGGCCGTCGTCGAACTGAGCGAGCGGTACGGCTTCGACGTCGACCCGGACGCGACGATCGCGGACATCTCGGTGGGCGAACAGCAGCGCGTCGAGATCCTGAAGGCGCTGTACCGCGGCGCCGACGTGCTCATCATGGACGAGCCGACCGCGGTGTTGACGCCGCAGGAGGTCGAGGAGCTGTACGGCGTCTTCGAGGAGCTGACCGAACAGGGGAAGACGATCATCTTCATCTCGCACAAGCTGGGCGAGGCGCTGTCGGCGGCCGACGACATCACCGTCCTCCGCGACGGCGTCAACGTCGGCACGGTCGCGTCCGCGGACGTGACGCGCGAGGAGCTCGCGGAGATGATGGTCGGCCGAGAGGTGCTGATGGACCCCGCGACGACGCCGCAGGAGGCGGGCGACCGCGTGCTGGAGGTGACCGGCCTCAGCGTCGAGGACGACCGGGGCGTCGAGGCGGTCTCCGACCTCTCCTTCGAGCTTCGCGCCGGCGAGATCCTCGGCGTCGCGGGCGTCGACGGCAACGGCCAGTCGCAGCTCGTCGAGGCCGTCACGGGGCTGCGCGAGGCGGCGTCCGGGGACGTCCGCTACCGCGGCGAGCCGATGGCGGGGAAGACGCGCCGCGACCGGATCGACCGGGGGATGGCGTACATCCCGGAGGACAGACAGGAGCGCGGGCTGGTGATGTCGTACGACCTCACCGAGAACGGCATCCTCGGGAGCCAACACGACCCGCCGTTCGCGCGCGGCGGTCGCCTCGACTGGGGCGCCGCTCAGGACCACGCCGAGTCCGTGATCGAGCAGTACGACGTGCGGCCGCCCGACGCGGGCGCCGAGGCCGAGTCGCTCTCCGGCGGCAACCAGCAGAAGTTCATCGTCGGCCGCGAGTTCGAGCGCGACCCGGACCTCGTCGTCGCGACCCACCCGACCCGCGGCGTCGACATCGGCTCGACGGAGTTCCTCCACGACCGGCTGCTCGACCTGCGCGCCGAGGGGAGGGCGGTCCTCCTCGTCTCCTCGAAGCTCGACGAGGTACAGGGCCTCTCCGACCGGCTCGCGGTGATGCACGAGGGCGAGTTCACCGGGGTCGTCGACCCCGCGACCGTGACCGAAGAGGAGATCGGGCTGCTGATGGCCGGCGAGTCGCTCGACGACGACTCGGTCGAGGGGGCGGCGCTCCACGACGCCGCGGACGACGCGTCGGGCGGCGCGTCGGGCGACGGCACGGTCGACGGCGCGGATGACGGGATCGACGGAGCGACCGGCGGCGACGAGGGGGTGGACGCGTGAGCGACTCGGACGCCGACGGCTCCGACTCCGTCCTCGCCCGCGTGGTCGCGCCGTTCGTCGACCGGAGCGTCGCGGAGCGGCTCCTCATCAGCGTCGCCGCCATCTTCCTCTCGATCGCCGTCGGCTTCGTGCTCGTGCTCGTCTCCGGCCGCATCGCCCAGTGTTCGACCGCGGCCTGGACGCTGCCGTTCACGGGACTTGGGTTCTGCTACGACCCGGTCGAGGTGTACGTCGTGCTGTTCAACGGCGCGCTCGGCTACCCGTTCGCGACCGGCGACCCCGGGCTGTTGAACCCCGGGTGGACGCCGTTTAACCTCTCGTTCGGGCTAACGCTCTCGGAGACGACGCTACTGATCTTCACCGGACTCTCCGTCGCCGTCGCGTTCCGCGCCGGCCTGTTCAACATCGGGACGCAGGGCCAGCTCGTCGTCGGCGCGCTCGCGACCGCGCTCACCGTGCTCGCGCTCGCGCCCCTGCTCCCCGCCGGTCCCGTCGCCGGGCTCGTGCTGATAGTCGTCGGGACCGCGGCCGGCGCCGTCGGCGGCGGGCTATGGGGCGCCATCCCCGGCGCGCTCAAGGCGTACGCCGACGCCAACGAGGTGATCACGACGATCATGCTCAACTTCGTCGCCGCGAACGTCGCGTACGTGCTCGTGTTAGAGGTGTTCCGCGCCGAGGGCTCCTCGGTGGTCGCCACCAGATACGTTCCGGAGTACGCGCAGTTCCCGTCGGTGCTGTTCCCGCCGTCGACCGACTTCTCGCTGCTCGCGCTGCTCCTCGGGGCCGTCTTCATCGGCGCGCTCTACTACTTCGTCGAGCACACGTCGCTCGGGTACGACCTCCGGACGAGCGGCGTTCAGGCCGCGGCCGCCGAGTACGGGGGCGTGAACGCGAAGCTCACGACCGTTCGCGCGATGACGCTCTCGGGCGCGCTCGGCGGCGTCGGCGGCGCAGTGTGGGTGCTGATGTCCGAGGGCCGGTGGATGGCCTCGATCCCGGACCTCGGCTTCGACGGCATCACCGTCTCCATCCTGGCCGGGAACAACCCGATCGGCGTGCTGCCGGCGGCGTTCCTCTTCGGGGTCCTGAAGGGCGGCGCCCTAGAGATCGGGTTCCGGACGGACGTCCCGACGGAGCTCGTCGCCGTGCTGCGCGGGCTCATCATCCTGTTCGTCGCGATGCCGGAGTTCTTCCGGATGATCGGCCGGTACGCCGGCGTCTCCGGGGGCGGCGGCGTCGCGGCGTCGACGGAGCCGGACGAGACCGCCGGCGGCGACGGGGGTGAGACCGATGCGTAACTCCCTTCGACTGGTCGCCGGCGCCCTCGGCGCGGTCGCGCTGCTCGGGGTCGTCGGGCTCCTGTTCCCCGCCTCGGTCGCGGGCGACCTCGCCGGTATCGTCTTCTCGACCAGCACGGCGAAGTCGACCGCGCGGCTCGCCGCCCCCATCGTGCTCGCCGGGCTGGGCGGCATCTTCGCGGAGAAATCGGGGGTCATCAACATCGGGCTGGAGGGACTGCTGATCATCTCGGCGTTCGTCTCGATCTACGCCGTGTCGGTGGTCGGGGTCGGGAACGCCGTCCTCGGCGTCCCGGCGATCGGGGTCGCGTTCCTCGCCGGCATCGCCGCGTCGACGTTCCTGGCCGGGGTGTTCGCGGTCGTCTGTATCGAGTTCAAGGCGGACCAGATCATCGCCGGGCTCGCGGTCTGGCTCATCGCCTTGGGCCTCGCGCCGTTCATGTCGACCGTGTTCTTCGGCGGCGTCAACACGCCGAACTTCAACGTGGACGCCGGGTGGACGTACTCCGCGACCCTCGTGGTCGTCGCGACCGCGGTCTCGTGGTGGCTGCTGAACCAGACCGCCTTCGGGAAGCACCTCCGGGCGGCCGGCGAGAACCCGAAGGCGCTCGACACGGTCGGCGTCTCCGTCTCGAAGGTGCGGTACGCCGGCGTCCTGCTTTCGGGCGTCCTCTCCGGGGTCGGCGGCTCGGCGTTGGCGCTGTCGATCGGGCAGTTCGTCGGCTCGGGCGAGACGATGGTTCAGGGCAAGGGGTTCATCGCCATCGTCGCGTACCTGTTCGGCAACTACAATCCGCTCGGAACGCTCGGCGCGGGCGTCCTCTTCGCCGGGCTGGACGCGATGCAGATCCGGCTCCAGCAGCTCGGCTACGCGATTCCGGACACGCTGGTCCAGACGATCCCGTACGTCGTCGTGATCGTCGTGCTCGCCTTAGTCGGCCGGACGCAGATCCCCGAGGCCGCGGGCGAGCACTACGAGACGGAGGAGTAGGTCGGGGTCGGACCCCCGCCGGGGAGAGCGGTCGGCCGGACGCGCGGGCCCGTCAGCCGGACGTGCGTGTGCGTTAATCCGACGCGCCGGCGTCGTCGGCCGGCGCCGGGAGCCGCAGGTCCGCGAAGTCGTCCGCGTCCCCGACGCCGGTCACGATCTTGACCTCGTCGGTGATCGGGACGCCGACGCAGGAGAGGCGGGCGTTCGCCTCGCGGATCTGCTCGTCGGAGAGGACCGACTGCCCGGGCATCGCCACGTCGCCGTCGACGACGACCACGGCGCAGTTCGAGCAGGCGCCGCCGCGACAGGCGTACGGCCACGAGCGACCGCCGCGCTCCGCGGCTTCGAGGATCGACTCGCCGGGTTCGACGAGGAACCGCCCGTACTCCGGGAGGTCGAGGTCGGCGTCGGCCGCCTTCGCGAAGAGGTCGTCGTCGTCGGTCGACCAGCCGCGCTCGGTCACGGCGTCGTGATCGAGGTGGTAGACGGTCGACGGCGACCCGGTCCGCACCGGCTCGACGGACCCCTCGGCGTACCGCCGGACCACGTCCGCCGCCTCCGCGACCGGCTCGCCGTCGAGGTCGTCGAACCAGTCGCGGACCGTCTCGGGCGCGAGGTTCGACGCCGCGGCGACCGCCTCGACGTCGACCCCTTCGAGCCGGGCGACCGTCGAGACGAACCGCGGCGAGTCGAGGGCGTCTATCGTCTCCCCGACCCACTCCTCGGAGCGGTCGTACCACGAGGCGAGCTCCGCCGTGCCGATCCCCCGGTCGTACGCGACGGCGACCATCAGCGCCGCGGTCGCCTCCGCCGAGCGGACCTCGGGGAGCCACGCGCGGAGCCGGTCGGCGTCGACCTGATCGAGTTGGCCCATGTCCCGCGAAGGCGTCTCGACCCGGTTAAACGACGAGCCTGAACAGTTAGGCACCGGTCTGGGGATCGGCGGACGGGGGCCCAACGCGAAATCCGTCGCCGCGAGTCCGACCGAAACGGGAGCAAAGAGTTTTGCCGGGCGCACGACACGCTTCGATAATGGATATCGACGAGTACGACGTCGTCGTGGCGGGCGCCGGAACCGCCGGCTGCTACGCCGCCGCGACGATCGCGAACGAGGGGCTCGACGTCGTCATCGTCGAGCGGAAAGACGAGGAGGAGGCCGGCCACATCGCCTGCGGCGACGCGCTGAAGGGCGCGGACGCCTTCCCCGAGGCGATTCCGAAAGGGCGGCTCGAACCCGCGTTCACGAACACCGACGTCGACCACGGACGCTTCGAGATTCCGCAGGAGGACACGGTCTTGGAGATCCCGGTCCCCGGCGAACTCGCCGTCATCGACCGCTGGGAGTACGGCCGCCAGGTCATCTCCGGCGCCGAGGACGCGGGCGTCGACTTCCACTACGACACCGTTATCAACGACGTGGTACAGGACGAGACGGGCCGCGTCACGGGGCTGCGCGCGGTGCGGAAGGGCGACCCCGTCACGTACGCGTCGGACGTCGTGATCGACGGCGCGGGGTCGCTCTCGCTGCTTCAGGACAAAGCGGACTTCGAGGGGACGACCTTCGACACGAACGTCCGATACTCGCAGTTCTGCTCGGCGTACCGCGAGATCGTCGACGTCCCGGAGCCGGTCGAGTGGGACGACGCCTTGGTGTTCAAAGCGACCGACCGCGCCGCGGGCTACCTCTGGTACTTCCCGCGCACGCCGACCGAGATCAACGCCGGGCTGGGGTTCCAGATGACCGAGGAGCCGATGCAGCTGATCGAGTCGCTGAAGCGGGACCTCCGGGACCGCCCCGAGTTCGAGGGCGCGGAGGTGCGCGACAAGCTCGGCGCCGCGCTCCCCACGCGGCGACCCTACGACTCGGCGGTCGCGCCGGGGTACATGGCGGTCGGGGACGCCGCCGGTCACGTGAACCCGACAACGGGCGGCGGCATCGCCGGCGCCGCGTACGCGGGCAAGTACGCCGGCGAGCAGGCGGTGAAGGCGATCTCGGACGGCGACGTGACCGAGGAGAACCTCTGGCGGTACAACACCCGCGTGATGGACCACTTCGGCGGGCGCTACGCCGGGCTCGACGTGTACAACGTCCTCGCGACCGCGGTCGACGTCGACGACCTGATGGGCCTGCTCGCGTCGCTGCCGGGCGAGAAGCTCGCGGAGGCGCTGTACGAGGGGTCGACCTCGATGTCCTTCGGGCTGAAGGTGAAGGCCGCGATCAAGAGCTTCGGCTACTGGGGGACGATCCGGAACTTCTACCAGACGAAGTCGCTGGCCGACGAGCTGATCGACCACTACGGCGAGTACCCGACCAGCCCCGCCGCGATGGCGAACTGGACCCGCGAGCGCGACGACATCATGGACCGCGTCTACGAGACGACCGGCGCCGACGCGAAGTACTGAGGCCGTGAGCGGGTACCGACTCACCACCGTCGAAACGGTTCGCGAGCGGGGGTCGTGGGCGTTCACCGCCCGCGAGGGCGACGCGGACCGCGAGGTGTTCCTCGTGCCGTGCGCGGACGAGCCGGACGGCAGAGTCGACGGGGACGGATCCGATGGGGACCAGCCCGTCCGCGCGTGGATCAACCGCTGTACCCACGAGGACCAGCGGCTCCACCGGGAGGGCGTCGGCGCCGTGACGCGGGGCGGCTCCGTCGTCTGCCCGAAGCACGGCTCGGCCTTCGACGCCTGCGAGGGGTCCTGCGACAACGGCGAGGCCGCGGGAACGACGCTGCGCTCGATTGACCTCGACGTTCGCGACGGCGCGGTGTTCCTCACCGACGACGACCTCACCTACCTCTACGAGGGGCTGCCGGACGACGACGGCGACGACGACGGGCCGTCGTCGAGTTCGCACCTGACGTTCTGAGTCGAGTATGGTCCGGAAGGCGAGTTCGTGGTCGGGCGTTTATATAGTGTAGCTTCGCTAAAATCATCAGGAGTGACATATACCGCCTCGGTTCGCTCAGTACAGGTGAAGCACGTATCATTCAGTACGGGCGGCATTTTTACGTCGGTATTGCTCAATTAGACGACTAATGACCGAGTGGGAGCGAGTGAGAAAAGACCTCAAAGAGGCGGGCTATTCTGGATTCGAGTTCGATAGCGGCGATACGGCCGTGCCGGGATTGTCCGGTGAGTGGGTATCCGGTAATATCCCACGCGAGGGAGGATTGAAACACGAGAACCAACCAGTTTGGATACGGATTCTCGACGCGCTACCGATAGGTGATACTGTGGAAGCCAACCCGGAAAATGCCCCGGAAAGCATACGCAACATCGCTACTGAACACGGGTTGGAAGTCGTGATATTCAGCGTCTCTGGCGACGAGGCACGCATCGCACTTTGTGACCCCTCAAAACATGATTTGTGACGGTGTATTCGCAGTTCACATCGACCGGCTGTTTCAAGAGAGAATATCTCTGAAGAAGAGGATTTCAACAGCATATTATCACTAACCGCTTCGCAATGACGTCCGTCGAAGCCCCAGCCGCTCGGCTGTACGCTTTCACTTATAAGTCCTCGATCGGCACCGACACCATCGAAGCCCCAGTCGCGAGGACGGCGCACGCTCGCTGCGGTCCTCACTCGGTCGCTCACTATGTTCGCTCCCTCGTTGTGGTCCTTACGTCGCCTGCGCCGTCCTCGTGACTGCCCCTTCGAGTCCCACCCCGCACAGCACCGCAACCGCACCTCACGCCTCCCCAGCCTCGTCGGCCTCCCTACGGTCGGCCGACTCCCTCGCGCGTGCTCCTCGCGGTCGCCGAGGGCGGCCGCTCGCAGGCACGCGCCACCGCGTTCATTTATAAAAGCGATCGCGGACGCATTTATTACTCAAAAAAGCGCTACACACGGGAAGGATTCCACGCTGAGCTTCGCTACGGCCGCGTCTCCGCGACCCGCCGGATCGCGCCGGCTATCACGTCGATACCGATCGCGATGTCGTCCTCGACGACGTCGAAGTCGCTCGTGTGGTGGCCGCCGGGGTGGTCGGTGCCGACGCCGAGGTAGCAGGCGAGGCCGCCCCGGTCCTGAACGTAGTTCATCAGGTAGGTGGCGTCCTCGGAGCCGCCGAGGTCGTCGCTGTCGACGATGCTCGTGACGCCCGCCACGTCGCCCGCGGACTCGCGGACGAGACCGGCGAGCGCGTCGTCGCTCGACGCGCTGGGCGCCTCCCCGAGCGTCGATACCTCGACCTCGCAGTCGTGCATCTCGGCGGCCGAGCGCAAGATTCGGTCGGCGTGATCGGACATGTACTCGGCCAGCTCCGTCGTCTGCCCGCGCAGTTCGCCCTCGATGTGCGACTCCTCGGGGATGATGTTCGTCGCAGTGCCGCCGCCGACGAGCCCGGCGTTCACTCGGGTGGGGCCGTCGGCGTGTCTCGGGATGGCGTAGAGGTTCTGGATCGCGGCCGCCATCGCCTGAACCGCGTTCCGGCCCTGCTCGGGGCGCGCCCCGGCGTGGGCGGGCTCGCCCTCGAACTCCGCGAGCAGGTGCCGCACCGCGAGGAACCCCTCGACGCCGCAGACGACCTCGCCGGACGGGTGGTCCAGCCCGACGTGGACCGCGTAGAGGTAGTCGACGTCGTCGAGGTGGCCCGACTCTGCCATCGGCTTGCCGCCGGCGACCTGCTCTTCGCCCGGCTGGAAGAACACCTTCAGCGTGCCGGCGAAGTCGGAGTCGAGGACGGCGTCGAGCGCGCCGAGGCCCATGGTGGCGTGGGCGTCGTGGCCGCAGGCGTGCATGAACCCCTCGTGTTCGGAGCGGAACCCCTCCCCGGCCGGGACGTGGTCGCCCGACTCCGACTCCGTGATCGGGAGCCCGTCGATGTCGACGCGCAGGCCGACCACGGGGCCGGCGCCGCGCTCGACGACCGCGACGCAGCCGGTGTAGCCGCCCGAAAGCTGTTCGAGAATCTCGGGGTCCGCGCCCGCCTCGCGGGCCTGCCCTTCCCACTCCGCCAGCTCCTCGTCGTCGGGGACGTTCAGGCGCTCGTCGGTCGCTAACGCCTCCGGTCCGACGTGGAGTTCCGTGAGGTCGCGCTCGCGGAGCGCCTCCACGATGCGGGCGGTGGTGTAGAACTCGCGCCACGCCGGCTCCGGGTGGCGGTGGAGGTCGCGGCGGAACGCGCGGTACTCGTCGTCGTCGAGAGCGCTCATACCCCTCGGTAGCCCGGCGACCGCTTAAACGATCGCCTCGCGGGGAGCGACGCGCACCGCTCCGAGACCGCCCGCCCGCGCTCGAATCACTCCTCCGCCGACCCCATCCGCTCCGAGTAGTCCCACGCGTGGAGCCGCTCGGGCTCGATCCGGATCTCGACCTCCTCGCGGTCCGGCCGGAGGAGCCGCTCCGCGGTCGGGTTGTCGGTCCCGTCGAGGTACTTCGTCAGCAGCGACCGCAGGAGCCGCTTGTCCTCGTCGGGGACGACCGTCGCGCGGCCGCGGCCGCGGACCCCCTTGTACGGCGGGTCGTTCGTCGACACGTCGAAGGAGACGCTCTCGTCGTGCTCGACGAACTCGACGAGATCGGCGCTCGCGCTCGTCGCGCAGCGGATGGCGTCGGCGTCGGGGTCCCACGCGAACCACAGCGAGACGATCCACGGGCGGTCGCTCGGCGTCCGGCAGCCGAGCCGGATCGGGATGCGCGCGGCGGCGAGGAACTCGTCGACGCGGTCGCGGTCCCACGGGCCGGTCGGGTCCATACCGATCCCTCGGTCGCGTTCCGCCTAACAGTTCCGGCGGGTTCCGCTCCCGCTCCCACGGTCCGCGGTGCGTCCGCGGAACACAAGAGAATTGACGGTCCCCGCGCGAGTGGAGGTATGACCGACTACTTCGAGGTCCACGAGCGCGACGGCGCCGCCCGCCTCGGGGAGGTCCGCCTCGCGGAGCCCGTCTCGACGCCGGCGCTCGCGGACCCCTTCCTCGACGACGCCGGGAGCCTCTGGGCCGGCGACCGCGAGGTACCCGACGGCGACGAGACCGCGCTGACGGTGCTGCCGCACCGGTCGTTCCCGGCCGGTACGCGCGACGAGGTGCGCGAGTCGTTCGCGGTCGAGCACCCCGACGCCGAATATCCATCGGCCGCGGTCGTCGACAGTCGGAGCGCCCGCGACCTCGGCGCCGACGCGTACCTCCTCTCGGACGCGCAGGGGTTCGTCGGCCACGGCGAGGCGTTCCGCGACGCGGTCGTCCGCGCGAAGGAGTCCCTGCCCCCCGACGCCGCGCTCGGCCTCTCCGGAGTCGCCACCCCCCGAAACGTCGCCGTCCTCGCGTACGCCGGCGTCGACCTCGTCGACGCGACGCTCGCGCGCACGAAGGGGACGCAGGGCATGTACCTCACGGCCGACGCGGAGCACTTCCTTGAGGACCTCGACGAGCTGCCCTGCGCCTGCCCGGCCTGCGCGACGCCCCGGAGCGAGTTCACGCGCGCCGACTGCGCCGACCACAACGTGAACGCGCTCCGCGCCGAACTCCGCCGCGTCCGCGAGCGGGTCCGGAGCGGCCGCCTGCGCGACTACGTCGAGGGACAGGCGCGCCACGAGGGGTGGCTCACGGCCGCCTTCCGCGAGTTCGACGACCAGTGGGGGTACCTCGAACAGCGCACGCCGCTCATGCGCGACGCGGAGGTGACGGCGGCCTCCGCGGAGACGCTCGACCGCGTCGAGATCCGGCGGTTCGCGGACCGCGTCACGAGCCGCTACCGCAACCGCTTCTCCGACCAGCCGCTCGTGTTAGTCCCCTGTTCGGCCACCAAACCGTACAGCGACTCCCAGAGCCACCGCCAGTTCCACGACGCGATCAAGTGGCGCGGCCACACCGTCTCGATGACCTCGCCCATCGGCGTGGTGCCGCAGGAGTTGGAGACGACCTACCCCGCCCAACACTACGACTCGGTCGTCACCGGCGACTGGAGCGAAGACGAGATCGGGTTCGTCGCGGAGGTCCTGCGCAGATACCTCGAACGCAACGACTACTCGCGCGTGATCGCGCACGTCCCCGAGGACGGCTACCGCGAGATCTGCGAGCGGGTCGAGGGCGCGGTCGACCTCGAGTTCGAGTACACCTGCGTCGACCACCCGACGACCGACGAGTCGCTCGGGGAGCTGAACGCCGCCTTACAGGGCGAACCCGCCTACAGCAAGCGGGAGCGCGAGCACAACACCGTCCGCGCCATCGCGGACTACCTGCTCGGTGACGGCGCCGGCGACGACCTCTTCGGCGGGCCGGGCGAGGCCGACGTGCGCACCACCGGCCGCTACCCGAAGCTCCAGGTGTGGGGCGACGACCCCGACGCCGGCCGCGAGGGCGAGCCGGGCGAGCAGCTGGCGACGATGGTCCCCCAGTACGGCACCCTCTCTTTCACCCTCGCCGGCGCGCGCCGCTGGGTCGCGAGTGACGCGCCGACGAAGCGGGTCGAGATCGACTCCTTCGTCCCGCACGGCTCGGTCCTCGCGCCCGGCGTCGTCGACGCCGCCGACGACGTTCGGGTGGGCGACGAGGTCGTGATCGAGGGACCGAAGGCGTTCGCGGTCGGCCGCGCGGCGATGTCCGGCCCGGAGATGGCGGGGTCGACGCGGGGGGTCGCCGTCGAGGTCCGACACGCCGACGAGAAGTGACTGGACGACACCAAAGGCGTCAGTCGGCGGCGGAGTCCGAGGACCGACGCCGTTCGACGGCTCACGCGCCGGTCGCGCGTCACGTTCGCTGGTTCGGGAACACCATCACCGGCACGTCCGCTTCCCTGATGAGCCGTCCACCCGGGTCGCCGGTGATCGCTCGCTTCCACGCGTCGATGTCTCGCGGCGTGAAGGCGACGAGCGTCGCCTCGGTCATCCCGATCGCGTCGACGAGCGCCGCCGCGACCTCCCGGGCTTCGAGCGTCGCCCACTCGAACTCGAGGTCGTCTCGGTAGAGGATGTCGGCGAACGTCTCGTAGGTCGCTCCAGCGAACTGGTCTCGCCCGGTCTCGACCGTCGTCTCGTCGGTCGCGCCCTGTGTCACGTGCGTCACGATGAGCGTCGTGCCCGGATCGAGGTGCGGCCGCAGCGCCCGCGCCGTGGCCTCGGCGTCGTCGGGTCCCGCGATCGGCACCAGAATGCGTTCGAATAGCTCGGGGTTCACGGCCGTACTCTCTTGGGGCTGACCAAAAGCGTGCGGGGCGCTCTCGGTTGCCGACCGTGCGACTCGCAACGCCGGCCGGCAGGCGGTGGCGAACGCCCCGCGAGTGAGCGCTTTCGCCTCTCCTCATCCGCGCGCGGAGGGCGCAAGTGAGGGCTCGCGGAGCCCGACTCGACCCCGTCCGGTAGCGGGTTTCCCGAGGTCTCATCCCCGAGGGCCGTTCACTCCTCGTCGTCGGTGCCCTCTGTGCCGGCGAGTTCGGAGACCGCTGCCTCCGACTCCTCCGCGTCCTCAAGGAGCAGCCCGGTCCCGCCCGCAGCGATCATGCCCACGCCGATCGCGCGCAGCTGCCGGATGTACGCCGGCTTCGCTTCGAGCTCGGAGGCGTTGTCGAAGTTCTTTCCGATCATCTTCTTCGTGAGGCGGACGCTCGCCTGTGGGAACAGCGCCGTCACGACTCCCTGAAGCAGTATCATCGCTGAGCCGAACAGACGGCCTTTCTCGCAGTTTTTCACGCCGACACCTACGTGTCGCTGGCGCATAAATATTGCTCGTATTATCCAATAC
The sequence above is a segment of the Halorubrum sp. 2020YC2 genome. Coding sequences within it:
- a CDS encoding pyridoxamine 5'-phosphate oxidase family protein; amino-acid sequence: MDPTGPWDRDRVDEFLAAARIPIRLGCRTPSDRPWIVSLWFAWDPDADAIRCATSASADLVEFVEHDESVSFDVSTNDPPYKGVRGRGRATVVPDEDKRLLRSLLTKYLDGTDNPTAERLLRPDREEVEIRIEPERLHAWDYSERMGSAEE
- a CDS encoding universal stress protein, which encodes MNPELFERILVPIAGPDDAEATARALRPHLDPGTTLIVTHVTQGATDETTVETGRDQFAGATYETFADILYRDDLEFEWATLEAREVAAALVDAIGMTEATLVAFTPRDIDAWKRAITGDPGGRLIREADVPVMVFPNQRT
- the arcS gene encoding archaeosine synthase subunit alpha translates to MTDYFEVHERDGAARLGEVRLAEPVSTPALADPFLDDAGSLWAGDREVPDGDETALTVLPHRSFPAGTRDEVRESFAVEHPDAEYPSAAVVDSRSARDLGADAYLLSDAQGFVGHGEAFRDAVVRAKESLPPDAALGLSGVATPRNVAVLAYAGVDLVDATLARTKGTQGMYLTADAEHFLEDLDELPCACPACATPRSEFTRADCADHNVNALRAELRRVRERVRSGRLRDYVEGQARHEGWLTAAFREFDDQWGYLEQRTPLMRDAEVTAASAETLDRVEIRRFADRVTSRYRNRFSDQPLVLVPCSATKPYSDSQSHRQFHDAIKWRGHTVSMTSPIGVVPQELETTYPAQHYDSVVTGDWSEDEIGFVAEVLRRYLERNDYSRVIAHVPEDGYREICERVEGAVDLEFEYTCVDHPTTDESLGELNAALQGEPAYSKREREHNTVRAIADYLLGDGAGDDLFGGPGEADVRTTGRYPKLQVWGDDPDAGREGEPGEQLATMVPQYGTLSFTLAGARRWVASDAPTKRVEIDSFVPHGSVLAPGVVDAADDVRVGDEVVIEGPKAFAVGRAAMSGPEMAGSTRGVAVEVRHADEK